Proteins encoded together in one Megalopta genalis isolate 19385.01 unplaced genomic scaffold, iyMegGena1_principal scaffold0053, whole genome shotgun sequence window:
- the LOC143261502 gene encoding uncharacterized protein LOC143261502: MAVQAMPAGKLETKMAESSAISPKDFHLEDAGAEKDRLKKQASFCVEIRPGAQNGQQVSQDGSQMKMQGLSVVQQLQVAPQMQSYSFQQAPQPVQSLGVFQAPQVAIASCFLIYHAYVVPQQSFVVPQQVVPQQVVPQQMMHQQVVPSVQTLQIIQPSQPCPQESKVQIVERRVEVPAPTPVPEVVTVKPQPQPERIVEPQTQVIETIKLVPVPPVCKNKLVVVPSKPMVVVPEPTIVKVPHCTHQSEGMTCNCNQQAIRAAAVGPVDHMHHMHMRAHTHPMHLGKMMTDFRFLKDPKA; this comes from the exons ATGGCAGTGCAAGCAATGCCAGCTGGCAAACTGGAGACCAAGATGGCCGAATCCTCGGCGATCAGTCCCAAGGATTTCCATTTGGAGGATGCGGGTGCTGAGAAGGACAGGCTGAAGAAGCAGGCGTCCTTCTGCGTGGAGATCCGTCCAGGTGCTCAAAATGGACAGCAGGTGTCTCAGGATGGGTCGCAGATGAAAATGCAGGGCCTGAGCGTGGTGCAACAATTGCAGGTGGCGCCACAGATGCAGAGTTACAGCTTCCAGCAGGCCCCGCAGCCTGTGCAGTCTCTGGGAGTCTTCCAGGCTCCTCAGGTAGCAATTGCGTCGTGCTTTCTAATTTACCAT GCATACGTGGTGCCCCAGCAGTCGTTCGTGGTTCCCCAGCAGGTGGTGCCCCAACAGGTGGTTCCCCAGCAGATGATGCACCAGCAGGTGGTCCCTTCGGTGCAGACTCTGCAGATCATTCAGCCATCTCAACCTTGCCCTCAGGAGTCGAAGGTGCAGATCGTAGAAAGGAGAGTCGAGGTCCCAGCACCGACTCCAGTCCCCGAAGTGGTAACTGTAAAGCCCCAGCCCCAGCCCGAGAGGATCGTGGAACCGCAGACTCAGGTGATCGAGACCATTAAGCTGGTCCCAGTGCCCCCAGTTTGCAAGAATAAACTGGTTGTCGTGCCCTCCAAGCCCATGGTGGTCGTTCCTGAGCCAACTATCGTCAAGGTGCCTCATTGCACTCATCAAAGCGAAGGGATGACCTGCAACTGCAATCAACAGGCGATAAGGGCTGCCGCCGTAGGACCTGTTGATCACATGCATCACATGCACATGAGGGCTCATACTCATCCCATGCACCTTGGCAAGATGATGACTGACTTTCGTTTCCTCAAGGACCCAAAAGCTTAG
- the LOC143261503 gene encoding uncharacterized protein LOC143261503, with amino-acid sequence MACSRTTTESCIQWGSINGGEIEFESLTENTLEGALEVIRKSFFPNESICKGIDLLSDPCSVKALEEVCLAVTRDGVSLVAIEVKTQKVVGVVLNKIKKIKRDEIDPRWLWGQPPYDRLPPIIRHPPEMTWLESFREDW; translated from the exons atggcatg ttccagaactacaactgaatcctgcattcagtggggctccataaatggtggagaaatcgagttcgagtctctgacggagaatactttggagggagcattggaagtaataaggaaaagctttttccccaacgagagcatctgcaaaggcatagatctgttatcggatccttgtagcgtcaaagcgctcgaggaggtgtgtttggcagttactagagacggtgtcagccttgtcgcaatcgaagtcaagactcagaaagttgttggtgtcgttctcaataaaattaagaaaataaaaagagatgaaattgacccgcggtggttgtgggggcaaccaccgtacgatcgacttcccccgatcatcaggcatcctcctgaaatgacttggcttgagagcttcagagaagatt GGTGA